The DNA segment CATGAATAAGGATAATCATTTTATGATGTATCATCAGCTTTCAGTTTTTGCCTGGCCTTATGGTTAAGGTCCTTTTGATGCCCAGTTAGAGCCTCTTGAGGATAAGCTAGGCCTGGTGCTCATTTTTGTCCATCTTATAAAGAGATAGAAGTATAATATTAGCAGCAACAAACCATCCCAGCCATCCTGGGCTACAAAGGAGAGACAGGATATTCTTAGGCTGTGCTCCAGAGAAACCCATTCGAGCTCTTTCTCAAATATAATGGAGCCTATTTAATTCAGTCGCAGAATCTTCACACCCGCTGAGCTGTGTGAACCTCATGCTATTCTTGATCCCATTTGGGATCAGTCTTGAAAGAATGAGGAGCATGCAGTGTTCAACTCGtggtttttcaaaagaaattaccCACATTCCTCACTCCTGGCTCCCTTTAGGACACCTTCTGGGACCACTGTTCCACGTGAAGCCCCCCACAGGACAATAATTCAATTAATTCAAGTCCCCAAGGAAGCAGCTTCTTATACATTTtcatgaagattttaaaaaggcaagctGTTGCTACCATCTCCTTTTGCGTTGGATTCAACAGCAGAATCCAGGACTACAAACCCACCCATCCTAATATCTTTACACCTGCAGGGTTTTAATGCCCATGGTCTCCCAAGATCATCTGCAAATCCTGTATATTTTTCCGATGGACAAaacaaaaagggaaggaaaacccTCACATTTTCCCAGGTCATATGGGACAGGCAGTTAATGGAATTTTGTAATCCATTTCTGTAGCCCTTATTGACATCATCCAGAAAATGTGTTCCTAACAGGCTTTCAGCAAGGGAAAAGAGTCAGAGAGGAAATATTGCCTTTAATGAAGGGTATAAGggtgagggggcttcccaggtggcttaatggtaaaaaaaaaaaaacctgcctgccaatgcaggagacacaggagacgcaagttcagtcccttactcgggaagatcctctggagaaggagatggcaacccactcctgtattcttgcctgggaaatcccatggacagaggagcatggtgggtccatggggtcacaaaagagtgagacatgactgagcgactgagcaacacagTGCGCACACTCAAGGATGAGAAGGTTGTTCTTAAAGACCAGAAAATCTGTTTCTATAAAGAATAGCCTACAATAAACCAAAGATTTGTTGAAACAAACAAGCACTATTGCAGCCCTCACCCAAAAGAGAAGAGGTCCTATCACCGTATCAGTCAAGGCGCCAGCGGGAAACAGATGGCATGCTCGAGTCGGAGAATTTGAAGAGTTTGATAAAGGAGCTGTTGACAAAGCCGTGGgcaggctcgaggaaaaccacgaAAGAGAGTGCAAAAGCCTGGGCTAGTGCCACCCCTAGGCAGTAAGACGGGAGAAGAGTGGAGCGGTTTCCAGAACCAGGATGCAGAGGGCTGAGTGGAGAGGGTGCCCAGCAGACCTTCGGTCGCGGGTTACAGTCAGTCCTCAGTGCCACCACAGACAGGGGGCTGGggggagtcagtgctcccatctTGCCCTCTTTCTCTGATCTACTGGCACCTTGCCTCGGCGAAACTCAACTGGGAACCAGAGAGCAAGGGAGCTGGGATGTGAAGTACCTGGGTCAGCCTCTGGGGCACAGGATGGATGGACAGAGGCTTTCTGGGACCAAGTGAAGAAATCAAGCGTGGTCTTCATAACTGAGTGGTAGTCTAGAAGTATGATGGGTTAATTTCAGTAAAACTCATTCTAAAAATGTATAACGTCACAAATTCACCATTTCTGACGGactttttcttaaaagcaaaaaGACAGAAAGGGGAACCGACAGCTCTGGTCCAAGACTGATGCCTGCACCGCTGTGGAAGAGGTATTCCTGAGCCCAGGACGGAGGCAGATGATCACCCTCTCATCATGGCTCTAAGATGAAGCTTAAAGGAAGCCCCAAGCCTCCAGAGGAGCCAAGTAATTATATGCAAAATAATTTCACAGGAGGATGAAGCTTCTAAAGGGAGCAGCAAGGCAGGTGAAGGTTGCTATGGTAACCAAAGTACGATGtcatctttccccttctgttttcaGATGGGACCTAGGGGACTGGGGCGAAAGGGCAGAGAGTTAAAGAGGCTGCACCTTCAGGAAAATACAGCCAAGAAGGGTCTGGGTTATTCAAATATTCTAGTAAGAAAGGAAAGCCAGGCAGGAAAGCTGCCAGGGGAGGAACGGGGTGTGGAGAGCTGCTCAGAACTCACTAGGAGTCCAAGAAGGCAGGTGACACTCTCTAATTAGATTAGCAGATAACAATCAGCATGATTGTAAGGCCtttttaatacaaatataaaaggaCCTGGTGGGACACTCTGTTTCCAGGCTATGGTATCGAGCACGCCCAGTGCGTCCCTCCCTCGGAGTTCTCCGAGCCCAGCTTCATCACAGAGTCCTACCAGACTCTCCATCCCATCAGCTCGGAGGAGCGCCTCTCCCTCAAATATGAGAACGACTACCCCTCGGTCATCCTCCGGGACCCTCTGCAGACTGACTACTTTGCCATCAAACAAGAAGTGGTGACCCCAGACAACATGTGCATGGGGAGGGCCAGTCGTGGTAAGCTCGGGGGCCAGGACTCCTTCGAGAGCATAGAGAGCTACGACAGCTGTGACCGCCTCACCCAGTCCTGGAGCAGCCAGTCGTCTTTCAACAGCCTGCAGCGCGTCCCCTCCTACAACAGCTTCGACTCCGAGGACTGTCCAGCCGCCTTGCCCAACCACAAGCCCAAGGGCACCTTCAAGGGCTATGTGCGTGACCTCGCTGACCTCAATAAGGACAAGCCCATCATTCCTGCTGCGGCCCTGGCCGGCTACACAGGCAGCGGACCAATCCAGCTGTGGCAGTTTCTTCTGGAATTACTCACGGATAAGTCCTGTCAGTCTTTCATCAGCTGGACAGGAGATGGCTGGGAATTCAAGCTTTCTGACCCAGATGAGGTGGCCAGGAgatggggaaaaaggaaaaacaagcctAAGATGAATTATGAGAAACTGAGCCGTGGCCTTCGCTACTATTATGACAAAAACATCATCCACAAGACAGCGGGTAAACGCTACGTGTACCGTTTTGTGTGTGACCTGCAAAGCCTGCTGAGGTACACGCCCGAGGAGCTCCATGCCATGCTGGATGTCAAGCCTGACACCGACGAGTGATGGACGCTGAGGGGCTGGGGAAACCCTGCTGAGACATTTCAGAGAACAACCATGTCGGTCGgactcttaattttttaattgttattctatttttaattttccagaaCTCATTTTTTTTACATTCAGGGGTGGGAGCTAAGTGAGCTGCAGCTATAATCCATTGTGCGTCGTTGAAGGAGAGCCAGGACtggtggggtgggtgggacaagaaattctggagtggattttcAGGAGACAAGGGCCTTCTTAGAAGCTTGAAGAATCTGGCTTAAGGGAGGAAGAGACTAACATatccagttatttaaaaaaaaaaagtcatccacaaaaaaaaatgtcttgagTTATGGACCTATTAGCAAAAGAAATTGATGCACCAGGAGTCTTGAAACTAACGAAAGGCAAttaatttccttttgtctttaggTCTGGGAGGGCAAAAAAGAGGGAGGTAGGATAAAGCCTTTGGTTTGGGGGTGCACTAAAAAATCACGGACTATTGACCTTTTTGTTCTACTTTTGAAACAAAGATGGACTTCAGTGGGGAGGGACTGAAACTGTTTTTGTGTTAAaatttattctattaaaaaaaaataaataaataagtaaaataaaaggacctggtgggctacagtccatggggtcgcaaagagtcggacacgactgagcaaataacacacacaaaGGGTCTAGGAAGAAAGAATAGTAAACCTATCTCAGTACCCAGCATACATAAGTggagtcatgctgctgctgctgctgctaagtcacttcagtcgtgtccgactctgtgcgaccccacagacggcagcccaccaggctccgctgtccctgggattttccaggcaagaacactggagtgggttgccatttccttctccaatgcatgaaagtgaaaagtgaaagtgaagtcgctcagccatgtccgactcttagcgaccccatggactgcagcccaccaggctcctccacccatgggattttccaggcaagagtactggagtgaggtgccatcgccttctccgccatGACTCCCTAAGATCTAGTAAATTCAATAAAAAGGGTTTTTCCACCCAGCAAACTTGGACACCTGCAAGAAGGTGACTGTCTTCCTGCCCAGATGGATCTTACTCCCTCGTCAGTGTGAGAAAGAGTCTTAAGTCAAGGCATCAGCCTCCAGCTCTGTCAATAaagacaacaataataataacaacaacagcagtcATGCTGGGCTTCCTTTGTTCTGAGGGCTCTATCTGTATCAAAACATGGACAGCTGTGTGGTCCTCTCCTGACCGACAGACTCAAGTTGTCCTTGCTCCTAAGCCTTAGTGCTGGTCCCCAGCGCCTCCTACTGACATCTCGCTCATTCTGAAATTCACATCTGGGGCTGCCGCCTGCGCACCCCACTGTGAGCCCACCTGCACCAGTCAAGGCCACGCCTCAGTGGCCCCCTTAATCTGCCCCATGTCTGCACCCTCATGACACCTTGTTGTGCCTTACCTAGTCTTCTTATCATCCACTCTCCACTGAGGACAAGGGTTGCGTCTTTTCCACCCGTAACTCCTGTCGCTGCTAAATAAGACTTTActggggagttggtgacggacagggaggcctggcgcgctgcaattcatggggtcacaaagagtcggacacgactgagcgactgaactgaactgaactggaaggtAACCTCGACATTTCTTTTCGATTTTTAAGATGTCTTTATctggggctgcactgggtcttctttgctacgcgtaggctttctctagtcgcagcaagcaggggctcctctctagctgtgctgcccaggcttctcactgcagtagcgcctcttgttgcagagcacgggctctgggcgcCTGGGCTCCATAGCGGTAGCACACGGCTTAGCTGCCCcgaggcacatggaatctttccagaccagttTTGAACCTctgccctctgcattggcaggcagattcttaacccctgggccaccagggaagccccctgacacTTCTTGAATTGAATGGAATTCAGGAGTCCTGCCTTTGACTCTCAGCTCCCCGATATACCCACTGTCTAACAGTAGGCAAGTAACTTAATCCTTCTGTATTCAGTGTCTTCACCCCTGACATACGGAAAACAGGAGCGTTTATGCCTTAGCGTGCTGTTTTGAGAATTTAAACAACAAACACAATAAGGCAATGGGACAAAAAGTTAGGGCTCGATAATTATTAACTATAATTAGTATTGGTCATCTTAGTTCTCTCCCATGACACAGGATCTCTTCCCCTCTTTCCTAGAGTCATCAGTCTTTTTACACGTAGAGAGACGAAGTGTAGACTTTGGGATTGCTTCACTGGGTCTGAATCCTGGTACAaccacttcctggctgtgtgacgtTGGACATGTTACTGAACGTCTCCGGGCAGCATATGCAACATGAGGGCCATCATGGTACTGACTTCATAGGGTTGTTATATGGATTAAAGGaactcttgttgtttagtcactaaattgtgtctgactctttgcaaccccatggactgaagcccaccaggctcctctgtccatgggattccccaggcaagaattctggagtgggttgccattttcttctccagggaaatcttccccacctagggatcgaacctgcatctcttgtattggcaggagagttctttaccactgagccaccagggaagcccaaaggaacaCTAAAGTCAGACAAACCCAGATTCTAATCCAGGCAATCGAGTCTCAGTGCTGAGTGACCACAGTGGGGCAGTGGTCCCCGGTGATGGGGTCTGCATTCGCCTTCGGCCACTATTTTCCTCGGTGATTTCAGGCAAGTTAGTTTCGTTTTCCATAGCTATGATTCAGGATGATGGAGGGGCCCAAGTGAGATCCTCGTGGGCCCAGATCTGGACCAGAGTCCTGCGGCAGTAATCACTCAGGAGATGTTAGCACCTGCTGACGCTGACTGGCACTTGTTACTCGCACGGTCTTCACACTTTCACATCTTCATCTCTCAGATAACTGTTTCCTTCCCAAGAAAGGCATACTGTGCAGTAGGTCCAGAGTCGGACATAATTTCAGACCAAGATTAAGAACTCTTCTTCAGTTTCTCAGCCCCTGATCTTGGCTTGCTAATCCATGTTTCCTGCCTGAGTTTTACTTGCCATTCTCTTTCCTTTGAACACCATTTTCCAGCTTGGATAAAAAAGCTGTTGGCACTTAACCACAGACTCCGGGGTTCCTTCCCAGGGAGCTCTCTGCCCTTACTGCCTTCCCCACCACTAGCAAAGCATCTTCCACCCTGGGAGGGCCACTCAGCCTCTCCTTTCTGCCTCCTGTCTGCACATGTGTTGTTATTGACAACATTTGGCAAAgcgaattcatttattcatgtttttACATCGCCTCCCATATGGTGAGCATCCTTGCTTCTGTCTGTAATAGTCTGTGCCCAGCACGGCTCCCGGTCCACAGCGCTGGCAAGATAAAAGCAATGTAACATCACTACCACGACCCACAGCCATTGctgttctctctctccatctttctgTCCCCTCCCTTTCTCCTAAGAGATGGTGCAGAGCCCTGCTCATCTTTCATTACCACTTTCTCAACTTAGCGACTTCCCGAGTCTCAGATTTTCATTGGTCTCCTGCTGTGTTAAATCCAGAAGGATGAGGGTTCTCACCCTCCCTTTTCATTGCTGGCCCAATTCACTGGTTCACTCTTGGTCTGAAAGTAAGTCATTGTCCTGACGGCTTCAAGTCACTTTTTAAATCCTTcccttctttttatttccttcggttgcagatgttttctttttctccctccctccttccttccctccctccctgccccaacaCCCTCTTCTCTCCGCCCACTTCCCTCTCTCAAGCTTACAATCACAGTAATCACAGTATCTGTTAGGTTCCTAAGGGGCCAAGTGCAGACTGGATGCGTGCGTTGTCGGGAACAAGAGCACGCCTCCTCCTCTCTAGATGGAGCTGCCTGCCCGCAGCCTGTTTATCCGAGGCCGCCAGCTGAGAAGCCGACACGGGCTGGGCAGTTTTCCTCCACACTGTCAGAAAGTCACAGTTCTGGATGATCCATAATGAGTTCCTCACTTCTGGTGCCATGTGTTGTTTACAAGAAAGAGCTGACCCAGATTctagctttgaaaaaaaaaaaccaagctgAAACCTTTATGAAAGTCCTTTCTGGTCAGCTGCAACTGGGACCAGTTGTTCTGAGGGGCCAGCTCacttcatctctttctcttccaACAACCAATCAGGGGCCAGGCTCATGAGAACAGAACTTGGTTGGTAGGAAGGTTTCTGGGGAAAAGCTCCAGAAGGTCATGTGAGACAGACTGAGCCAGTGGAGGAATCAAGTACTAGCAGCCAAGTGAGCTTAATCACTAATACACCTTTTAAGGGTGGGTGACTGCCTTTCCTGGCTTCTACGCCACCTTACTCCAAAGACCATGCTTGAAATGAAGTGTTAGGATGGTGTATGTATATAATCCCTCTACTTGACCAAAAGACTAGATGGAAACACTTGTAGCTTTAATGAACTGGACCATCATGGTGGGTACCATGATAATCAGGATGGCGGCTTCACCATTTCAGGTTGCAGGCTCCTGACAAGTACAACCGGAACAGTGTGAGAGGCCTGCCCAGTGTTGTTCCAACAGGACACTGGAAGCTCTTTACATCAGAGGAGAAAACTTgggccccttctccttcctgctcctctaaccaagttcagttcagttcagttgctcagttgtgtcgactctttgcaaccccatggacggcagcatgccaggcttccctgtctatcaccaactcccagagcctgctcaaaatcatatccatcgagtcagtgatgccatccaaccatggaattctcctcaAATTcaacctggaattctccaggccagaatcctggagtgggtagctgttcccttctccaggggatcttcccaacccagggatcgaacccaggtctcccacattgtaggcggattctttaccagctgagacacaagggaagcccaagaatcctggaatgggtggcctatcccttctccagcagatgttcccgacccaggaattgaaccggggtctcatgcattgcaggtggattctttaccaactgagctatcagggaagccccctctaaCCAAAGCCAGCACCATTCCATATGTTTAACTGGAAAAATCAGCCAACAAAACGAAAGCTTATTAAGATATCCAAGACCAGTATTTATGACTGGGTTCCCAAAGCCTGATTCAGTACCAGGAATGGGGCAGTATGAAGGATGAAAAACAGTATTTGAGGCCAACCTGTCTATGTGAGAGACTGTTGTTATTTGTCTCTTTATATAGCTACTTCATTCTACCTTTCAGATGATGGTGTGAGTCACAGAGTAGATACTCAAAAACATTTGTTACATAAACCTGGacaactctcttttttttccttctcaccaccagttcattttttttacattttctctattttctacatttcttaaaaattgtttCCTCCTTTCAAACAGAACCTCAATGGCCTTTTCACTTAGAatgtattgttgctgttgttcagtcgctaagtcatgtccaactctttgcaaccctctgaactgcagcatgccagctttcTCTGtaatcactatctccctgagtttcctcaaactcatgtccactgagtcagtgatgccatcccaccatctcatcctctgttgcccccttctccccttgccctcaatttttcccagcattaggctcttttccaatgagtcagctcttcacatcagaatgTATAATTAGCTCAAATACCAAATATGAAACATTGAAAGTGTAATAGGTGTGTGGCTATGAAAAAAGGATCTGGAAAGTGCATAATATGAGGAGGAACGAAAGCAAGTCTAATCGACCACTTCAACATGGTCTGGCCTTGGCTTTGATGTGGGGAGGGTGAAGGCTAATACAACAGTCTTTGTTCCCTTGTTCTTGGTGTTGTCACCACTGTGTACCAGTCAGCACAGCCACCCTTCAGAGTACCTAGCAGTCTATTTAAATCTATGCAATGGGACTGCAGTATAGGACACTTGTTATTTTGTATACTTTAGAGAGGAGACTCGGAAATATATCTGTGACAAAGAAAAAGGGAGTGAGCCACATAGATATCAGGGGAAAGACTtaccaggtttttaaaaaaaaaaaaaaaaactggcataaagaaaaaaaaaatccaacagtgGCTGAAgtgtgatgggaagggagggtgggaagaatGAACTCAGAGGGAAAGCAGGAGGCCAGGACACACAGTGCCTCACAGGCTACGAACAAGGTTTTGCTTTTTGCTCTAAAATAATAAGCCGCTGGAGGATTTTGAATTGAGGAGTTTCATAAACtgacttctgttttaaaatgatgTTCTCTGGCTGCTATTTGGGGAATCAACCAAAAGTGGAAGAAGGAGACCAATTAGGAAACAGTTGGCAGCAGCTCAGGCAGGAGGTGATAAGGATGGAGACCAGAGAGGTGGCAGGTGGAAGGGTGAGAAGCAACAGGCGTCTGGAGATTTTTAATGTACCAGCAGCATTTTGCTGATGAACTGGATATGGCGCCGGGGAGGATTTGAGGATAATGCCAAGGTTTTGAGTACCAAGTTGCCATTGCCAAAGATGGAGGAGACTATGGAAAGGACAGGTTTGCAGAGAGAAGATGAAAAGTACAGTTTAGGACAGGTTAAGCTGGAGATTCCTACTATCCATCTAAGTGATGAGCAGTAGGTGCTCTGAGTTCAGACTTCATGCGAAAGGGTGACGTCACAGATGATATTTAAATCCATGGGGCTGAATAAGGGAGTTTAGTAGGAGAAGAGGTCCAAGGTCTCAGCCCTGGATCACAGCAGCATTTCAAAGCAAACATGGGTGTGTTGTAAGGATTCAGTGAAATAATACATGTACTTTAAATGTACTGGGAATCTTCATTAAGAATCAACGAGCTTATGCACACCCCTCTTACCCCCTGCTAGCCCCTACCTCCGCTGGATCCCCCATCCCACATCCCAGGGACCTGGACCCGGGAAATTCTTCATTGTTCAGGAAGGAGGtgcatagagaaaagaaaatcttgttCTCCCCATGAAGGCTACAAGGGGGAAAGTTTTCTGGCTTATTTTCCAATCTGGAATGCTGAACATTTTCCCACAGTAACATAAACAGTTTCTAAGATCTCTCAAAGCAAAAATCTAGTACTTTATCTCAAGTACATCATGCATATAACAGCCTTTTGGGCAAGCCTGGGGATCTGGTCATAATTTATGAGGTTTCTCTGAGAAAATACCTTCCAAATTCCAAATGACTCAAGAGAAACATAGATTTAAAAGGAGGCAGACTGACTCCTTACATAAAAGCACACATATAAATTCGTAAGATGGATATATCAGGACTTCCTTTAAAAGCAgtgttctggggacttccctggtggtctaagaCTCttcgctcccaatgcagggggcctgggttcgattcttggataAGGAAGTAGatgctgcatgctgcaactaaaagatacGGAGTGTGGCAATAAAGATTGgagaccccacgtgccacaactaaggcagGACAAAgccaaacaaatacataaaaataatgaatatttttaaaagacaactttttaaaaaagtggtgTTCTGTAACGTATAGCTAGCAAGAATAAGCAAGTCCAGCGACGGTCCCTTTGTAGATTCCGTGTCATTTTAACCATCATCACATCTTTCTGTGACTCTTTCCCTATCTCAATTCCCAGTGCTCAGCCAAGGAACAAATAGATCATAGAAAATGTTTAAGTCCAAGATAAATCCCCTATCAAGCTGTATTTCTCCATTATAGTCTTTATCTTGCTACACTATAGTTGTTTAACTGTCTTCTTCCCAATTAAGTCTGTAAAGACTTGGCTGTATCTAGTTCACATTGTATCTGTAGACCTCAGCATAGCACATGATACCTAGCAGAGACTCACTAGAACTTCTTAAAGGGAATCAAATCAGCtttttctctggcagtccagtggttaagatactGTGCTGCTACTGTGGcggggcgtgggttcgatccctggttggaaaactaagatcctgcataggGTGTGGCACtgacaaaaaatataaataaatcaacaaacaaaccaaaaagtagtcaaaaacataaaaatcagcCTTGGTCTTAATCCCCTCCATAACATGTAAGTCTCCTTGAAAGAAGAAggagtgctcgcttcggcagcacatatgcTAAAACTGGAACGAGACAGGGAAGATTAACacggcccctgcgcaaggatgacgcgcaaattcgtgaagcgttccatattatttttcagaatgggagaaaataatagcaaatgaagcaactgacaaacaactaatctcaaaaatatacaagcaactcctgcagctcaattccagaaaaataaacgacccaatcaaaaaatgggccaaagaactaaacagatatttctccaaagaagacatatagatggctaacaaacacatggaaagatgctcaacatcactcattaccagagaaatgcaaatcaagaccacaatgaagtaccacttcacaccagtcagaatggctgcgatccaaaagtctgcaagcaataaatgctggagagggtgtggagaaaagggaa comes from the Capricornis sumatraensis isolate serow.1 chromosome 22, serow.2, whole genome shotgun sequence genome and includes:
- the LOC138097922 gene encoding protein C-ets-1-like, whose translation is MKLKGSPKPPEEPSYGIEHAQCVPPSEFSEPSFITESYQTLHPISSEERLSLKYENDYPSVILRDPLQTDYFAIKQEVVTPDNMCMGRASRGKLGGQDSFESIESYDSCDRLTQSWSSQSSFNSLQRVPSYNSFDSEDCPAALPNHKPKGTFKGYVRDLADLNKDKPIIPAAALAGYTGSGPIQLWQFLLELLTDKSCQSFISWTGDGWEFKLSDPDEVARRWGKRKNKPKMNYEKLSRGLRYYYDKNIIHKTAGKRYVYRFVCDLQSLLRYTPEELHAMLDVKPDTDE